A window of Puniceicoccaceae bacterium genomic DNA:
CAGGAACACAACATCGACCCCGATCTTTCCTTGCTCGACACCGGAAAATTAACCTCCCTTACCTCGATGAACCTCATTCTGGCCATCGAAACTTCTTACTGCATCCGCATCCCCAATCACGAACTGACGCGCCAAAACCTGACAACCTTGCGCTCTCTGGCCGTCATGGTGGATCGTGTGCGGGCGCAGTCCTGACTCAACGGAATACCGCAGCATGTCCACCGACACTCCCTCTTCTGAGCTGTCCTCTGAGATCAAGTGCCTGGTGTGGGATCTCGACGACACACTTTGGTCCGGCACTCTTGCCGAAGGGGATACTGTCAAGCTGCGTCCGGAATGCGAGGCACTCATCCGTACACTCGATGGACGGGGCATCCTGCAGTCCATTGCCAGCCGCAATGATTCACAGGCAGCCTGGCAGCAGCTTCAATCCTTCGGACTCGATGCCTTTTTTCTTTATCCTCAAATCCACTGGCAGCACAAATCCGCCTCCATTCAACAGATTGCGAAGGCACTCAACATCGGTCTGGATGCCATCGCCTTTGTCGATGACCAGGCATACGAACGGGAGGAGGTGCATTTTCACCTTCCGGAAGTTCGTGTTTTTGATGCCGCCCTCATTCCCACCCTCGCCGCACGTCCCGAGTTCAATCCATCGTGCCTCAGTGATGAGGCGCGCAAACGGCGCGAACGCTATCAAACCGATCAGCGCCGCCAGCAGGCGGAAGCCTGCTTTCAGGGCAACCACGAAGCCTTCCTGCGCTCCCTGAGCATGGAACTGAAAATCAGCCGTGCAAGCGAACAGGATCTGGATCGCCTTCATGAATTGACCCAACGTACCCACCAGCTCAATACAACAGGCATCACTTTCAGCGCACACGAACTGAGAACCCTCCTGCACGATGCGAACCATGAACTCTGGGTGCTCACACTCCATGACCGATTCGGTTCCTATGGCAAGATCGGTGTGGTTCTCATCGAGAAGCATCCTGCAGAGTGGTGCATCCGGCTGCTGCTGCTCTCCTGTCGCGTCATGACACGCGGCATTGGTTCGCCGCTGATCAGCTGGGTGCAGAATCGGGCGCACACCGCAGGTGTTGCACTGGCTGCAGACTTTCTTCCCACCGACCGCAACCGCACCATGTATCTGACCTACAAGCTTGCCGGGTTCGTGGAAATCGACGCAACCGCTCAGCCACTCAAACTGCGCTGTAATCTGAATCAGCACATTCCTCTGCCCGACTACCTGCGCATTGACATCCTTGAGCCGGAAGACCGCACCGAAGACAAATAGGAACCCAGTTCACATTCTCACAGCGAACCCTTTCCCATGAGCATCAATCCGTCAAAAACCGCAGATCTGAGTAGGTTTGACACGCCGTGCATGGAATTTTAGCGTGGTGACTGCGTTGCGTTGAACGCTGATGAAACACTCCCATTTCGTCGAACCTGCAAAAAATCTCCTGCCGCCATGAAAAAACGATTTTCCGACAGCGATGTGAAAAAAATTGTGGAATCTGCCATGGTCTACCAATGTGCGTGCCCGGCACAGGTTGCGGAACTTCTGCTCGAGCTTCGCAGGGTAGAGGCCTATGAAAGCGGTTGCCTGGAAAAGGCAAACGATCATTTGTCCAAGACTCACATCGCCATCCGCGATGCCGTTGCAGAAGTACACGAACGCATGGAACGCTGCCTGGATGAAGTGCTCGACATTGAGGGCTGGGACCGCAACACCATGGAGATGCCCGAACATTTGCGATCCCAACACGATTGAGACAAATGCTACCGCTCAGGGCTTTTCGGGAGGCATACTTCAAATTTGAGTCCACTCGAACCCTCATTGCACAAGCGTATCGTACCTTGTGCCAACTTCAGCATTTCCCCTACCAGCGCAGGCCGCAGTCCCAAATCACCCGCAATGGTCTCATGCTCGCTGACTTCAAAGGGTTCAAAAAAGTGATCCAGCAGACTCTCAGGAACGGATACATCCTTCAGGAAAATGTGGATTTCCATCTCATGCTCCCGCTCCGCACAATGCCAAATCACCTCCCCGGCAGCTGCAAAGCGTGTCACCATTTCGCCAAGCTTCTCGATTGCAAGTGCAAACAACTCCGGGGGAACCAGACTCTGGAGAGTTCCCAATCTCTGAGATTCATCGGATTTGCGTGAGTGCGGAATGGCCGCCATCACCGGATTGACGATGGCATCCAAATCAATCCAATGCGCCTCGACTGTGTCCACCATGGATTCCATCTGCCCGAGCAACATGCTGTCCTGAATCAGACTCAACAGGCGGGACTTCGAAGTCTCATAGATTTCCTCCAACTCCTCGTCCGGTTCTTCAACCCACTCCGATTTGATCAAATCCATGGCTCCCAGAATCCCGTTCAAAGGGGTGCGCAGTTCGTGGGAGATGATATCAAGAAAGCGACTCTTCAGGCGCCCAATGGAACTCAATCGCTCGTTTGCGACATTGAGCGCATCATTGGCCCTCTCAAGTTCCTGCGTGCGTTCCTTCACCTTGGTCTCCAATCGATTGTTCGACTTGCGGAGTGCCTCCCTCAATTTGGCAGTATTCACATGCGAATGCACTCGAGCCAAAAACTCCTCGAGCGGAAACGGTTTCTGCATGAAATCATTCGCGCCGACCTTAAAGGCCCGTGATCGCTCTTCGAGCGAACGCGACGAACTCATCATGATGATTGGAATCTCCGGATTCTCCTTGCCTTCCCGAATCCGCTCACAGCACACAAAACCACCATCTGCTTCAAATTCGACACTGATCACGAGAATGTCCGCCTGCGCAATCGCACCTTCATCCAACATCGCAGCACCCGAAACCACATTCAACCGCAGGCCACGGGAATCCAGCTGGGTTTCCCATGCCTTCCAGGCACTCGAGGTTGGGTCCAGAATCAGGACGCGAATGCCGTTCTCGGAATCCACCTCCATGGTGAAATCGATCGACGGAAGTGGATCTGAAATCTGTGTCATGATGCTCATCATCGACATTTCTGCGATCACGTTGAGTCTCTTTCCTACAAAACCGCATCGAATAGAGTGCATAGGGACAATACCCACAGCCATTCCCACGATCAGAATCCAAAAGTTATCGATCCTGCAAAGCAGTCGCTTGCAAGTTCACTTCGCAAACAACGTTCTGGCATTCAGCAAAAAGGCTCCGCCACCGCCCATCAGATAAAGGTAATACGTGAAAAACCGCCAGATCACGACCGCAAGTGTGGCACTCTGGACACCCACCAGTGGCGAAAGGGCCACCGTAGAAAGTACCTCAACGGATCCACCTCCTCCCGGAAGCACTACTACCAGTCCGAGCAGGAACAGGCTTCCCTGAAGCAGCATCAGCAAAACCGGGGGTATGGACTGACCCAGCAAAACGAAAATCACCACCAGTATGCCGTAGCGACAGGTCCATTGCACACTCGCAAACAATAGCACCCACAAGTAATCCATTCGATGACTCGAGCCCACCATGCGCGCGCATTGCTTGACCGACTGTAGGTGTTCGCTAACGGTTTCAGCCAGACGACTCCACCTCGCCCTCCAGATGTAACGATACCTGGCCGGTATCCAACTGCGCATTTTCTCACGAACGCTCCACGCGCAACACCCGATCAGAACGCATGCAAGCAATGCCAATGCAAGCAGCCCTGGAACACGCCAGTTCAGATCCCACTGAGCTGCCAGCCCAGCCAGCTGCCAGATTCCCACCGGAGTCAATATCGCGAAAAACAGTAAATCCGCCACCCAGTCCGCAGTCATCATGGCAGTGGATGCCGCATAGGGAATGCCCTGCTTCTTCTGGAGTGCGACTCGCGTCACCATGCCTCCAAACCCTGCTGGAGTCGCTGCAATCGCAAACTCCATCGAAAGCGTGATTCCCACTGCTTTTACCAGTCGGATGGGATGCCCCACAATATGGGAAAGCCGCCAGGTCCTCAATCCATTGCAGATCCACGCCGTCACAACCATCAACACAAGCGACAGCACCCCTTTGGCAGGCAGTACCGCCAACTGGCGCCATTCAAACGAGGGCGTCGTCAATTTCAAAAGCAGAAACCCGATCGTTGCCGAGCAGAGCAGGCCGCCGAGGGCATAACTCAACCATCGACGCAGGCGGGGTGGCGAGGGTGACGGACAATTCATGGTGTTGTCAGTTCTCCCTGGTTCTGCAAATTTCCCCGATACACCTGAAGAGCAACGTGCATCCAGCGCGCAACCGTGCGGTCGAGATTTGCGCGCTGTTCCAGCTCAGAGTGCATGCGATTGCGCTCTTCCATACCGTGGGGTCGTTTGAGCACCGCTTCAATCGCATCCGTAAATGCCGCCAAATCCCCTTCCCTTACCAGCAGGGAGCGGCAGGAATGACGACAGGCTTCCTCCAAACCAGACTGGTGAAATGCAACCACCGGAGTTCCACAGGCCAGGGATTCGATCACGGACAAACCAAAGGTTTCATTGCGTGCCGGATGCGCATACACATCTGCGGCTGAGTAGGTAGCTGCAAGCACTTCG
This region includes:
- a CDS encoding phosphopantetheine-binding protein yields the protein MTASSDTLDTVSQLLGDLIQEHNIDPDLSLLDTGKLTSLTSMNLILAIETSYCIRIPNHELTRQNLTTLRSLAVMVDRVRAQS
- a CDS encoding HAD-IIIC family phosphatase; this translates as MSTDTPSSELSSEIKCLVWDLDDTLWSGTLAEGDTVKLRPECEALIRTLDGRGILQSIASRNDSQAAWQQLQSFGLDAFFLYPQIHWQHKSASIQQIAKALNIGLDAIAFVDDQAYEREEVHFHLPEVRVFDAALIPTLAARPEFNPSCLSDEARKRRERYQTDQRRQQAEACFQGNHEAFLRSLSMELKISRASEQDLDRLHELTQRTHQLNTTGITFSAHELRTLLHDANHELWVLTLHDRFGSYGKIGVVLIEKHPAEWCIRLLLLSCRVMTRGIGSPLISWVQNRAHTAGVALAADFLPTDRNRTMYLTYKLAGFVEIDATAQPLKLRCNLNQHIPLPDYLRIDILEPEDRTEDK
- a CDS encoding response regulator, whose amino-acid sequence is MTQISDPLPSIDFTMEVDSENGIRVLILDPTSSAWKAWETQLDSRGLRLNVVSGAAMLDEGAIAQADILVISVEFEADGGFVCCERIREGKENPEIPIIMMSSSRSLEERSRAFKVGANDFMQKPFPLEEFLARVHSHVNTAKLREALRKSNNRLETKVKERTQELERANDALNVANERLSSIGRLKSRFLDIISHELRTPLNGILGAMDLIKSEWVEEPDEELEEIYETSKSRLLSLIQDSMLLGQMESMVDTVEAHWIDLDAIVNPVMAAIPHSRKSDESQRLGTLQSLVPPELFALAIEKLGEMVTRFAAAGEVIWHCAEREHEMEIHIFLKDVSVPESLLDHFFEPFEVSEHETIAGDLGLRPALVGEMLKLAQGTIRLCNEGSSGLKFEVCLPKSPER
- a CDS encoding lysylphosphatidylglycerol synthase transmembrane domain-containing protein translates to MNCPSPSPPRLRRWLSYALGGLLCSATIGFLLLKLTTPSFEWRQLAVLPAKGVLSLVLMVVTAWICNGLRTWRLSHIVGHPIRLVKAVGITLSMEFAIAATPAGFGGMVTRVALQKKQGIPYAASTAMMTADWVADLLFFAILTPVGIWQLAGLAAQWDLNWRVPGLLALALLACVLIGCCAWSVREKMRSWIPARYRYIWRARWSRLAETVSEHLQSVKQCARMVGSSHRMDYLWVLLFASVQWTCRYGILVVIFVLLGQSIPPVLLMLLQGSLFLLGLVVVLPGGGGSVEVLSTVALSPLVGVQSATLAVVIWRFFTYYLYLMGGGGAFLLNARTLFAK